Proteins from one Natrinema salinisoli genomic window:
- a CDS encoding ABC transporter ATP-binding protein: protein MSDADWEEDDPFEEQREEIENPMKRLFLEYGSNYTGAAVIGVIASFFARILDLLPALMLGVAIDAVIRQDIGYVEAFPIGGGLVAPVVPDGRMAQFWLTVSIIAGAFLCSAVFHWTRNWGFNTFAQNVQHDIRTDTYDEMQRLDMGFFADKQTGEMMSILSNDVNRLEKFLNDGMNSLFRLLVMVLGIGGLLLAINWQLALVALLPVPLIAVFTYLFIQTIQPKYAQVRSTVGKVNSRLENNLGGIQVIKSSTTESYESDRVEGVSREYFDANWGAIRTRIKFFPGLRVLAGIGFVITFLVGGLWVIEGPPGPFSGDLSTGMFVVFILYTQRFIWPMAQFGQIINMYQRARASSARIFGLMDEPNRVGEEPDAPDLEVTAGHVEYDDVSFGYDEETILENIDFTVAGGETLALVGPTGAGKSTVLKLLLRMYDVDEGEIRVDGQRVQDVTLRSLRESLGYVSQDTFLFYGSVEENIKYGTFDADREDVIEAAKMAEAHKFIENLPEGYDTEVGERGVKLSGGQRQRLSIARAILKDPDILVLDEATSDVDTETEMLIQRSIDELAEDRTTFAIAHRLSTIKDADQVLVLEGGEIVERGTHDELLANGGLYSHLWGVQAGEIDELPEEFIQRAQRRQARTEVGDDD, encoded by the coding sequence ATGAGTGACGCCGACTGGGAGGAGGACGATCCGTTCGAGGAACAACGGGAGGAGATCGAGAACCCGATGAAGCGGCTGTTCCTCGAATACGGGTCGAACTACACCGGTGCTGCGGTCATCGGCGTCATCGCGAGTTTCTTCGCCCGGATCCTGGATCTGCTCCCGGCGCTCATGCTGGGGGTCGCGATCGACGCCGTGATTCGACAGGACATCGGGTACGTGGAGGCGTTCCCGATCGGCGGCGGACTCGTCGCACCCGTCGTCCCCGACGGACGGATGGCACAGTTCTGGCTGACGGTCAGCATCATCGCCGGCGCCTTTCTCTGTTCGGCGGTCTTCCACTGGACCCGAAACTGGGGGTTCAACACCTTCGCCCAGAACGTCCAACACGACATCCGGACCGACACCTACGACGAGATGCAGCGCCTCGACATGGGCTTCTTCGCCGACAAACAGACCGGCGAGATGATGTCGATCCTCTCGAACGACGTCAACCGCCTCGAGAAGTTCCTCAACGACGGGATGAACTCCCTGTTCCGGCTGCTCGTGATGGTGCTCGGCATCGGCGGGCTCTTGCTCGCGATCAACTGGCAACTGGCGCTCGTGGCGCTCCTTCCGGTACCGCTGATCGCCGTCTTCACCTACCTCTTCATCCAGACCATCCAGCCCAAGTACGCCCAGGTGCGCTCGACCGTCGGCAAGGTCAACTCCCGACTCGAGAACAACCTCGGCGGCATTCAGGTAATCAAATCCAGCACGACCGAGTCCTACGAGTCCGACCGGGTCGAAGGCGTCTCGCGGGAGTACTTCGACGCCAACTGGGGTGCGATCCGTACCCGGATCAAGTTCTTCCCCGGGCTGCGCGTGCTCGCGGGGATCGGTTTCGTCATCACCTTCCTCGTCGGCGGCCTCTGGGTCATCGAGGGGCCGCCCGGCCCGTTCTCGGGCGACCTGAGTACCGGGATGTTCGTCGTCTTCATCCTCTACACCCAGCGCTTCATCTGGCCCATGGCCCAGTTCGGGCAAATCATCAACATGTACCAGCGGGCTCGCGCCTCGAGCGCCCGCATCTTCGGCCTGATGGACGAACCCAACCGGGTCGGCGAAGAGCCCGACGCGCCGGATCTCGAGGTGACAGCGGGCCACGTCGAGTACGACGACGTCTCCTTCGGCTACGACGAGGAGACGATCCTCGAGAACATCGACTTCACCGTCGCGGGCGGCGAGACGCTCGCACTGGTCGGTCCCACCGGTGCCGGCAAGTCGACGGTTCTCAAGCTCCTCCTGCGGATGTACGACGTCGACGAGGGCGAGATCCGGGTCGACGGCCAGCGGGTCCAGGACGTGACCCTTCGGAGTCTCCGCGAGTCGCTGGGCTACGTCAGTCAGGACACGTTCCTCTTCTACGGCAGCGTCGAGGAGAACATCAAATACGGCACCTTCGACGCCGACCGCGAGGACGTGATCGAGGCGGCGAAGATGGCCGAAGCCCACAAGTTCATCGAGAACCTGCCGGAGGGGTACGACACCGAGGTCGGCGAGCGCGGCGTCAAACTCTCCGGCGGCCAGCGCCAGCGGCTCTCGATCGCCCGCGCGATCCTCAAAGACCCCGACATCCTCGTCTTGGACGAGGCGACCAGCGACGTCGACACCGAGACGGAGATGCTCATCCAGCGCTCGATCGACGAACTCGCCGAGGATCGAACCACGTTCGCCATCGCGCACCGACTCTCGACGATCAAAGACGCCGATCAGGTGCTCGTCCTCGAGGGCGGCGAGATCGTCGAGCGCGGAACCCACGACGAACTGCTCGCAAACGGCGGCCTCTACTCCCACCTCTGGGGCGTGCAAGCCGGCGAGATCGACGAGCTTCCCGAGGAGTTCATTCAACGCGCCCAGCGCCGGCAGGCGCGGACGGAAGTCGGCGACGACGACTAA
- a CDS encoding DUF192 domain-containing protein, with the protein MALEYVWKGLLVIAALSIVGVVLVQAGFVSAPWGPDSGEVRISDGGSDGSANETDEPKAVVDVEIADDPAERYTGLSDHDSLEPGDGMLFVYDEEQDLTFVMREMDFDIDIIYIGADGEITSIHHARAPRPGEDGETLQYPGRGKWVLEVPRGYANETGIEVGDEVEIDLESNQTTITSVYSSGLDRLAATTDSDVSPPKAIAAGPHSIRR; encoded by the coding sequence ATGGCACTCGAGTACGTATGGAAAGGGCTTCTCGTGATTGCCGCTCTCTCCATCGTCGGCGTCGTCCTCGTTCAGGCCGGATTCGTCTCTGCACCGTGGGGCCCCGACAGCGGAGAAGTCCGCATCTCCGATGGTGGGTCCGACGGGTCTGCCAACGAAACCGACGAGCCGAAGGCCGTCGTCGACGTCGAGATCGCGGACGATCCCGCCGAACGCTACACGGGACTGAGCGACCACGATTCCCTCGAGCCCGGCGACGGGATGTTATTCGTCTACGACGAGGAACAGGACCTGACCTTCGTGATGCGAGAGATGGACTTCGACATCGATATCATCTACATCGGCGCGGACGGCGAGATCACGTCGATCCACCACGCCCGCGCACCTCGTCCGGGCGAGGACGGCGAAACCCTCCAGTACCCCGGCCGCGGGAAGTGGGTTCTCGAAGTCCCACGCGGGTACGCGAACGAGACCGGCATCGAGGTCGGCGACGAGGTCGAAATCGACCTCGAGTCGAACCAGACTACCATCACGAGCGTCTACTCGAGCGGGCTCGATCGACTCGCCGCGACGACGGATTCCGACGTGAGCCCACCGAAAGCCATCGCAGCGGGACCTCATTCGATTCGTCGGTAA
- a CDS encoding DUF7344 domain-containing protein, giving the protein MEALTSSQEVQELDADTILELLANRRRRYLLYALRGREDPIELSTLAETVAGWEHDVPPDEVAKNEYKSVYVSSVQCHVPKLDDAGVVDHDEDNHTVVLADSFEQLEPYLRVVVEDEPENSTLHAALQTDSGDGLLGQIRENVARLKQ; this is encoded by the coding sequence ATGGAAGCTCTTACCTCGAGTCAGGAGGTGCAAGAACTCGACGCCGACACGATCCTCGAGTTGCTGGCGAACCGACGCCGGCGGTACCTCCTCTACGCGTTACGCGGACGGGAGGACCCGATCGAACTCTCGACGTTGGCCGAAACCGTCGCGGGGTGGGAGCACGACGTCCCGCCCGACGAGGTCGCAAAAAACGAGTACAAGAGCGTCTACGTCTCGTCGGTTCAGTGTCACGTCCCGAAACTGGACGATGCGGGTGTCGTCGATCACGACGAAGACAACCACACCGTCGTCCTCGCGGACAGCTTCGAGCAACTCGAGCCGTACCTGCGAGTCGTCGTCGAAGACGAGCCCGAAAACTCGACGCTGCACGCGGCCTTGCAGACCGACTCGGGAGACGGGCTCCTCGGCCAGATTCGGGAGAACGTCGCCCGACTCAAGCAGTGA
- a CDS encoding DUF2071 domain-containing protein, translating into MYWPPTIRGVIDRRILVNFRISPEPLESVLPDQFRPRTVAGPDGPRAIGGICCIRLREMRLRGLPAAVGVTSENAAHRIGVEWDEGGATKTGVYVPRRDTSSRLNSLVGSRTFGRHFHADFTVTEGGGRYELRMENETDGVSMSVSATETDTFPEDSIFPDLSSASAYHECGGVGYCPSPDGTQLNGIELATDEWHVKPLAVEDVHASFFETAIPADGVAFDNALLMRDIGHEWRPRRSISTPETA; encoded by the coding sequence GTGTACTGGCCGCCTACGATCCGCGGGGTCATCGATCGGCGCATCCTCGTAAATTTCCGGATTAGTCCCGAACCGCTCGAGTCGGTTCTTCCCGATCAGTTCCGCCCCCGCACTGTCGCGGGGCCCGACGGTCCTCGAGCCATCGGCGGTATCTGCTGTATCCGTCTGCGGGAGATGCGATTGCGTGGGCTCCCCGCAGCAGTAGGGGTCACCTCCGAGAACGCGGCCCATCGAATCGGAGTCGAGTGGGACGAAGGTGGTGCGACGAAGACGGGCGTGTACGTGCCGCGACGGGATACCTCGTCACGGTTGAACAGTCTCGTCGGATCACGAACCTTCGGTCGACACTTCCACGCGGACTTCACCGTCACGGAAGGCGGCGGTCGCTACGAGCTTCGGATGGAAAACGAGACGGACGGCGTCAGTATGTCGGTTTCAGCTACCGAGACGGACACGTTTCCCGAAGACAGTATTTTTCCGGACCTCTCGTCCGCGTCCGCGTATCACGAGTGCGGTGGCGTCGGCTACTGTCCGTCGCCGGACGGCACGCAGTTGAACGGTATCGAGCTCGCCACCGACGAGTGGCACGTGAAACCCCTCGCCGTCGAGGACGTCCACGCGAGCTTTTTCGAGACGGCAATTCCGGCCGACGGAGTCGCGTTCGATAATGCGCTGTTGATGCGTGATATCGGTCACGAGTGGCGGCCGCGGCGATCGATATCGACACCCGAAACTGCGTAG
- a CDS encoding class I SAM-dependent methyltransferase, with protein sequence MSGGDIEFHPVVAALYDPVQWYFERVQAPKHREYLAAGLEGRILEIGLGTGSMVPYYEASLEHGATLHGLEPDPTMRQRARETIADSTVDMALVSGRGESLPYETDAFDYVVECGVFCSVPSMEPMLAEIARVLRDDGEFRFLDHVRSDGLIGRSQDFLTPLWRRIGGNCHLNRRLRPLIERSEHLTLAEFDRPTIGYWPVREFARGTATPSE encoded by the coding sequence ATGTCTGGGGGAGATATCGAGTTCCATCCCGTCGTTGCTGCGCTGTACGATCCGGTACAGTGGTACTTCGAGCGGGTGCAGGCACCGAAACATCGGGAGTATCTGGCGGCGGGGCTCGAGGGGCGGATCCTGGAGATCGGCCTGGGAACGGGGTCGATGGTGCCGTACTACGAGGCGTCGCTCGAGCACGGGGCGACCCTCCACGGCCTCGAGCCGGATCCGACGATGCGGCAGCGCGCTCGCGAGACGATCGCAGACAGCACCGTCGACATGGCGCTGGTCAGCGGGCGCGGGGAGTCGCTCCCCTACGAGACGGACGCGTTCGACTACGTCGTGGAATGCGGCGTATTCTGTTCGGTGCCGTCGATGGAGCCGATGCTGGCGGAGATCGCTCGAGTGCTTCGAGACGACGGCGAGTTCCGGTTTCTGGACCACGTCCGGTCCGACGGCCTGATCGGACGGAGCCAGGACTTTCTCACACCGCTGTGGCGACGGATCGGGGGCAACTGCCATCTGAATCGTCGACTCCGGCCGCTAATAGAGAGATCTGAACACCTGACGCTGGCGGAATTCGATCGTCCGACGATCGGCTACTGGCCGGTTCGGGAGTTCGCTCGGGGCACCGCGACGCCCAGTGAGTGA
- a CDS encoding PQQ-binding-like beta-propeller repeat protein — MPSRRQLLAGLGVTVAGGASAATTAAPEPVSSSPFDWPMFQYDPAGTGYNPDAAGPKDDVQVAWVHDSTDWFRGASAPVRLGDTLYAVGDGLLALEVDSGERRFGRRGPYTSSPAAAHAPSYRTATLAATSTGGVYGLNADGGIGVPGLDRGLGSQRWVGPGPGRARPTIEHQPAVNPVTVDDTVYAAVHGTNDIVALDANSGSERWRVTHHEDDIVSVSFGRPTVRDGTLFVANWPNQVSAYDREDGTERWQRKLEDQMQLCTPATDQGIVVTSRNGVALLDADDGEALWRRDLDGNAIDGTAAVADGTVFLSDGDERFYALDLETGETLWSVPFERETTPVVADGMVYAVETNESLIGLDAETGTKRFRYEPPEIPLSPPIVGNGVLYAVNRGRIVALEESR, encoded by the coding sequence ATGCCCTCCAGACGCCAGCTCCTCGCCGGTCTCGGAGTCACGGTGGCCGGTGGAGCCAGTGCAGCAACGACGGCAGCGCCCGAGCCGGTATCGTCGTCACCGTTCGACTGGCCGATGTTCCAGTACGATCCCGCCGGAACCGGCTACAACCCCGACGCGGCCGGACCGAAAGATGACGTGCAGGTCGCCTGGGTTCACGACTCGACGGACTGGTTTCGGGGCGCGAGTGCGCCCGTTCGACTCGGGGACACCCTCTACGCCGTCGGCGACGGGTTGCTCGCACTCGAGGTCGACAGCGGCGAACGACGGTTCGGGCGGCGGGGGCCGTATACCTCGAGTCCGGCCGCCGCCCACGCACCGTCGTATCGGACGGCGACGCTCGCGGCGACATCGACCGGTGGCGTGTACGGCCTGAACGCGGACGGCGGGATCGGCGTTCCGGGACTCGATCGCGGCCTCGGGAGCCAGCGGTGGGTCGGACCGGGACCCGGTCGGGCGCGGCCGACGATCGAGCACCAGCCCGCGGTGAATCCCGTTACGGTCGATGACACGGTGTACGCGGCGGTTCACGGCACGAACGACATCGTGGCACTGGACGCGAACAGCGGATCGGAACGCTGGCGCGTTACACACCACGAAGACGACATCGTCAGCGTCTCGTTCGGGCGGCCGACGGTCCGCGACGGGACGCTGTTCGTCGCCAACTGGCCCAATCAGGTTTCCGCCTACGATCGCGAAGACGGGACGGAACGCTGGCAGCGGAAGCTCGAGGACCAGATGCAGTTGTGCACACCGGCGACGGATCAGGGGATCGTCGTCACGTCACGAAACGGCGTCGCGTTACTGGACGCCGACGACGGAGAGGCCCTCTGGCGGCGCGACCTCGACGGCAACGCGATCGACGGGACCGCCGCCGTCGCCGACGGAACGGTCTTTCTGAGCGACGGCGACGAGCGTTTCTATGCGCTCGACCTCGAGACGGGCGAGACGCTGTGGTCGGTGCCGTTCGAGCGGGAAACGACGCCGGTCGTCGCCGACGGGATGGTGTACGCCGTGGAGACGAACGAGTCACTGATCGGCCTCGACGCCGAAACCGGGACGAAACGGTTCAGATACGAGCCGCCGGAAATACCGCTGTCGCCACCGATCGTCGGGAACGGAGTCCTGTACGCGGTCAACCGAGGGCGAATCGTCGCGCTGGAGGAGTCGCGATGA
- a CDS encoding beta-class carbonic anhydrase gives MSEDHSDHDHHHERVDEGVDDRETWARRRREGVPTNENLLVVACMDERIPIEDALGIELGDAQVFRNAGGKVTDDVIRSAALTTNFFDTDEIIVINHTDCGMMSAPDDAVRDGLEAQTGGLEDADLDPSLPELTIGDADVMDWVKMTDDIDEACAAQVEFLRESSFIPDDVTVTGYVYEVESGELRRPGDRVGEEISERRV, from the coding sequence ATGTCCGAGGACCACTCCGATCACGACCACCACCACGAGCGAGTCGACGAGGGCGTCGACGACCGCGAAACCTGGGCCCGCCGTCGTCGCGAGGGCGTCCCGACGAACGAGAACCTCCTCGTCGTCGCCTGCATGGACGAGCGGATCCCCATCGAGGACGCGCTGGGGATCGAGCTCGGCGACGCGCAGGTGTTCCGAAACGCGGGCGGAAAAGTAACGGACGACGTCATCCGCTCGGCCGCACTGACGACGAACTTCTTCGACACCGACGAGATCATCGTCATCAACCACACCGACTGTGGCATGATGAGCGCCCCCGACGACGCCGTTCGCGACGGACTCGAGGCACAGACCGGCGGTCTCGAGGACGCGGATCTCGATCCGTCGCTCCCCGAGTTGACCATCGGGGACGCCGACGTGATGGACTGGGTGAAGATGACGGACGACATAGACGAAGCCTGTGCGGCACAGGTGGAGTTCCTCCGCGAGTCGTCGTTCATCCCTGACGACGTGACCGTGACGGGATACGTCTACGAGGTCGAATCGGGCGAACTCCGCCGGCCCGGCGACCGCGTCGGCGAGGAGATCAGCGAGCGCCGAGTGTAA
- a CDS encoding DUF7577 domain-containing protein — protein sequence MALEQLHAALIGVLLLIAVGVSIPVLGRIVRDGLERRRKRQAGELERYSEDEEYDRAARTPRPGDDPTANRRVTCRECGTKNDPAFTYCRHCTTPL from the coding sequence GTGGCGCTCGAACAACTCCACGCCGCACTCATCGGCGTCCTCCTGCTCATCGCGGTAGGGGTCAGCATTCCGGTTCTCGGGCGGATCGTCCGGGACGGCCTCGAGCGACGGCGCAAACGACAGGCCGGAGAACTGGAACGCTATTCCGAAGACGAGGAGTACGACCGAGCTGCCCGTACCCCCAGACCGGGCGACGATCCAACGGCGAACCGCCGTGTGACGTGTCGCGAGTGTGGGACGAAGAACGATCCCGCGTTTACGTACTGTCGTCACTGTACAACCCCTCTGTGA
- a CDS encoding aldo/keto reductase, with amino-acid sequence MSSNSITNESGTFEIGDSTVNRLGFGAMRITGEDIIGSPEDEETAREVVRHAVDCGVDLIDTADSYGPAVSERLIGEAIGDPDDVLVATKAGLLRNSEGDWIAHGDPDYIRNQVLTSLDRLQTDTIDLYQFHRPDSDTDFEDSVATFAELKDEGFVDAVGVSNVSAELLDRAREQVEVETVQNRYNLNDRGSREVLEICDDEGIGFIPWAPINGDDLAEHGDLLDEIADDHDATRRQVALAWLLERSDVVLPIPGTSDTEHLESNVAASQLSLREEEVQRLTDAAE; translated from the coding sequence GTGAGCAGTAACTCGATCACAAACGAGAGCGGCACGTTCGAGATCGGCGATTCGACCGTCAACCGGCTGGGGTTCGGTGCGATGCGGATCACCGGGGAAGACATCATCGGATCGCCCGAGGACGAGGAGACCGCGCGCGAGGTCGTCCGGCACGCGGTCGATTGCGGCGTCGATCTCATCGACACGGCCGACTCCTACGGCCCGGCCGTGAGCGAACGACTCATCGGCGAGGCGATCGGCGACCCCGACGACGTGCTGGTCGCGACCAAGGCCGGCCTGCTGCGCAACAGCGAGGGCGACTGGATCGCTCACGGCGATCCGGACTACATCCGCAATCAGGTACTCACGTCGCTGGACCGACTCCAGACCGATACCATCGATCTCTATCAGTTCCACCGGCCGGACAGTGACACCGACTTCGAGGACTCCGTCGCGACGTTCGCGGAACTCAAAGACGAGGGATTCGTCGACGCGGTCGGGGTCAGTAACGTCTCCGCCGAACTCCTCGATCGCGCCCGTGAACAGGTCGAGGTCGAAACCGTCCAGAACCGGTACAATCTGAACGACCGCGGGAGTCGAGAGGTCCTCGAGATCTGTGACGACGAGGGCATCGGCTTCATCCCGTGGGCCCCGATCAACGGCGACGATCTGGCCGAACACGGCGATCTCCTCGACGAGATCGCCGACGATCACGACGCGACGCGGCGGCAGGTGGCGCTGGCGTGGCTGCTCGAGCGCTCGGACGTCGTCCTGCCGATCCCGGGCACGTCCGACACCGAGCACCTCGAGTCGAACGTCGCCGCGTCGCAGCTCTCGCTCCGCGAGGAGGAGGTACAGCGACTGACCGACGCGGCGGAGTGA
- a CDS encoding alpha/beta fold hydrolase — translation MTGDDLEHGRARVNGVKLHYVTAGDGPPLVLLHGWPQTWYEWRDVIPKLAAEYTVIAPDLRGLGDSEAPVSGYDKDTVATDVRELVAHLGFDDEPIALVGHDWGMPTAYAYAAQYREDVRALCVLEAGLPGVNEDQKKKLWHTRFHSVRDLPERLVAGRERLYLDWFYGEGAYDPTAIDDDAREEYVRCYSQAGGLRGGFEYYRAYDADAEHNQDHAQDPLEIPVLALGGAASFRELPVRDMEAVATDVESEVIERAGHWIPEERPAYFVERLTEFLEGAE, via the coding sequence ATGACAGGTGACGATCTCGAGCACGGACGCGCCCGCGTCAACGGTGTCAAACTGCACTACGTGACCGCCGGTGACGGCCCCCCGCTGGTGTTGCTCCACGGCTGGCCACAGACTTGGTACGAGTGGCGAGACGTGATTCCGAAACTCGCGGCGGAGTACACCGTCATCGCACCGGACCTTCGCGGATTGGGGGACTCCGAAGCGCCAGTCTCGGGGTACGACAAGGACACGGTCGCGACCGACGTGCGGGAACTCGTCGCCCACCTCGGGTTCGACGACGAGCCGATCGCGCTCGTCGGCCACGACTGGGGGATGCCGACGGCCTACGCCTACGCCGCTCAGTACCGCGAGGATGTCCGCGCCCTCTGCGTTCTCGAGGCGGGACTCCCGGGCGTCAACGAGGATCAGAAGAAGAAACTCTGGCACACCCGCTTTCACAGCGTTCGCGACCTGCCGGAACGGCTGGTCGCCGGCCGAGAGCGGCTCTATCTCGACTGGTTCTACGGCGAAGGGGCGTACGACCCGACGGCGATCGACGACGACGCCCGCGAGGAGTACGTCCGCTGTTACTCCCAGGCCGGCGGGCTGCGGGGCGGCTTCGAGTACTACCGCGCCTACGATGCCGACGCAGAGCACAACCAAGACCACGCTCAGGACCCCCTCGAGATCCCCGTCCTCGCCCTCGGCGGCGCGGCGTCCTTCCGCGAACTCCCGGTCAGGGACATGGAGGCGGTCGCGACCGACGTCGAAAGCGAGGTCATCGAGCGCGCCGGCCACTGGATCCCCGAGGAGCGACCGGCGTACTTCGTCGAACGGCTGACCGAGTTCCTCGAGGGCGCGGAGTGA
- a CDS encoding MBL fold metallo-hydrolase: MSPNSNSSVTLVRNATLLVTVGETTFLVDPLFASPGENPSIQNTPNDRRNPLVPMPDVDLSYDAVIVTHRHTDHFDDAAKAELDAAVPLFCQPAEADAFADEGFTDVRPVDDSVSFDGVTISRTPGRHGHGELAEKMGPVSGFVLEADETLYIAGDTVWYDQVERTLERFDPDMVVLNGGEAQFNQGEPITMGVEDVSTVREATDATVVVVHMEAINHCLLTREELRSGTENVLVPDDGETITL; the protein is encoded by the coding sequence ATGTCACCGAACTCCAATAGTAGCGTCACGCTCGTCCGTAACGCCACGCTCCTCGTGACCGTCGGCGAGACGACGTTTCTCGTCGATCCGCTGTTTGCGTCCCCCGGAGAGAACCCGTCGATACAGAATACACCGAACGATCGCCGGAATCCGCTCGTCCCGATGCCCGACGTGGATCTGTCCTACGATGCAGTGATCGTCACCCACCGTCATACTGACCACTTCGACGACGCCGCGAAAGCGGAACTCGACGCAGCCGTCCCGTTGTTCTGTCAGCCCGCCGAGGCGGATGCGTTCGCCGACGAGGGGTTCACCGACGTGCGTCCCGTCGACGATTCGGTCTCGTTCGACGGCGTCACCATCTCCCGGACGCCCGGTCGTCACGGGCACGGGGAGTTAGCCGAAAAGATGGGGCCAGTCTCGGGGTTCGTTCTCGAGGCCGACGAGACGCTGTACATCGCTGGCGACACGGTCTGGTACGATCAGGTCGAACGGACGCTCGAGCGGTTCGACCCCGACATGGTCGTCCTCAACGGCGGTGAAGCACAGTTCAATCAGGGCGAGCCGATCACGATGGGCGTCGAGGACGTCTCCACCGTCCGCGAAGCCACCGACGCAACGGTTGTCGTCGTTCACATGGAAGCCATCAACCACTGCCTGCTCACACGCGAGGAATTGCGCTCGGGGACGGAGAACGTTCTCGTCCCCGACGATGGAGAGACGATCACGCTGTAA
- a CDS encoding DUF5814 domain-containing protein has translation MAITDKIYIKNHRQLSSQLETNIPKGAFKGATLDMLFQGDGLEKLDDATRDRVLDFTQDFLDCGCDNNPYCGCPERKFIQYLLELRAQGLGPDAIVDVMTDDYMVYAYSGDVLSFLDNGVRTLEAAEGLARVDGADEKYDEIRRAKQQLER, from the coding sequence GTGGCCATCACCGACAAGATCTACATCAAGAACCACCGTCAGCTCAGCTCCCAGCTCGAGACGAACATCCCCAAGGGAGCGTTCAAGGGCGCGACGCTGGACATGCTCTTCCAGGGCGACGGCCTCGAGAAACTCGACGACGCGACGCGGGACCGGGTTCTCGATTTCACGCAGGACTTCCTCGACTGCGGCTGTGACAACAACCCCTATTGTGGCTGCCCCGAGCGGAAGTTCATCCAGTACCTGCTCGAGTTGCGCGCGCAGGGACTCGGCCCGGACGCGATCGTCGACGTGATGACCGACGACTACATGGTCTACGCCTACTCCGGCGACGTCCTCTCCTTCCTCGACAACGGCGTTCGGACGCTCGAGGCGGCTGAGGGACTCGCTCGCGTCGACGGCGCGGACGAGAAGTACGACGAGATTCGACGGGCGAAACAACAACTCGAGCGATAA
- a CDS encoding ribbon-helix-helix protein, CopG family: MGNKNKTISFRVNEDAFEALQAIAEERDISLSAVFRDYVDQLVEHDGQVEVVPEAELEARTSGDGEGDDISFPPTVEVPKRFIREHERLELEAEHLREQLDEYKGYVNDLQDRLEDEEDEVLLLDELDELDDEDESYQLR, from the coding sequence ATGGGGAACAAGAACAAGACCATCTCGTTTCGGGTCAACGAGGACGCGTTCGAGGCGCTCCAGGCCATCGCCGAGGAGCGCGACATCTCGCTGTCCGCCGTCTTCCGGGACTACGTCGACCAGCTCGTCGAGCACGACGGGCAGGTCGAGGTCGTCCCCGAGGCCGAACTCGAGGCCCGAACCAGCGGCGACGGCGAGGGCGACGACATCTCGTTCCCGCCGACCGTCGAAGTCCCGAAGCGCTTCATCCGCGAACACGAGCGGCTGGAACTCGAGGCCGAACACCTGAGAGAACAACTCGACGAGTACAAGGGGTACGTCAACGACCTGCAGGATCGGCTCGAGGACGAGGAAGACGAGGTCCTGTTGCTCGACGAACTGGACGAGTTAGACGACGAAGACGAATCGTACCAGCTGCGGTAG